A stretch of DNA from Diospyros lotus cultivar Yz01 chromosome 14, ASM1463336v1, whole genome shotgun sequence:
CACAGTAAGGCTCACCAGGAGCGTGCTCAGCCGTGAGTGATCTGTCCATTTGAATCATGTCATTTGTTTAATTCCTTTGGCTAATAATTTGGAGCTATTTCAATAATGCTgtctattttttgatttttcatttatgtgtgttatatttttactttataaataaaaacaaacatgGAAAGATGCATTTAATAAGCATATTGTTTCATAAGTAAGTAGAGgcaaaaataagagaattttttttgataacctgcaaatatattatttgttgtCTTTAACTTTTATTGAATCCGCATGTCATTAActattattgatttttattcatattaatgTTGGTTACTTTTAGTTGATTGTGTGAATATGATTATTGGTATTCATATTATAATGTAATGTCTATAATAATATCGACAATGTCGCTTGTAATTATAACTATAAATTCTAATATtactattaaatatttgttcataatattattatttaatattggaTATATACTGTGTATTAATATAAGCAATATTTTTTAGTAACGTTCATAAAATGTTGATCTAACCAATAGTGatactatttatataatatcaatatcaaatattcatgattttattggtaattgcattatatatttgataatgatattaggtatattcttattaattagtgcaatttcaatattataataacaaataataatggCTTAGTATTACAAAAATTcagatattaaaattttaaaatctgtATTGattatcaatttcaaaataacattgataatattttagtgaaatattaatattagcCTTAGTGGTGTTAGAATACTACTAAAATTGTAATGCTTAAATCGGTATTCACAAGACTAATATTAACACTAATGCAATATTAGGAGGATCGCGATATTATgatgtatttaatatttttattatggtAATAGAAATCTCATGGTAATGGATAAAAATAGTAAGATAGAATAGTActctattaataatattatttttctagtcTCATAATACTAACAAAAGTAACAGTGGGTGAGCATGGCTTTTTGGTAATTGACGATGTTGGTTTGTTTCAATTGAAAAaactttttggtttttttgcTTTCTTGTCATTTCCAGTTTCAATGCATTGAATATGTAGTGATTGtcaaacaactttttttttaatttttttaaaaatgaaaacaaaactagaaaatagaaaagaaaaagttatcACATTGGCTCATTTGTTCACATACTGTTTGAGTCAGAcatgcaagaaaaaaatttgggcTTCTTGAGAAACACAAGGACTATGTTGTGCGGGCACAGGCATATCACAAGAAAGCGGAGGCCTTACAGGTAATGTTGTGGTTCCTCTCCTATTGTCTATCACTATGTTGTCCTTGGCTACTAAAATTTTGATTCCGTTTCAATATATTATGATACTAAAAACTGTGTTCACTTCACAGAAACTCAAGGAGAAAGCTGCATTCAGGAACCCAGATGAATTTTACTTTAAGATGATCAAAACAAAAACTGTTGGTGGAATCCATAAATTGGAGTAATGCATTAAGTTccatcattttgaattttatgctCACCCCTCTCACCAGTCCAATTGAACTCATTAGCTTTTGTTATAGGACTAACGCTAACAAATACTCTCAAGAAGAGCTAATGTTAATGAAGACTCAGGATATAGGATATGTCTTGCAGAAACTTCAAAGTGAAAATAAGGTAGCTGGGTGGTTTCACAATTATTGAAATGTTGCTTTTATTAATTGAAGAGTTCTCCTTCACgggattcttcttcttcttttttgtgatAAGTATCTCCTTCACAAGCTTcttaatgtgattttttttttctgtgctGCAGAAAATTGAGAAGCTAAGTACCATGCTACAGCGTCTTGATAATCCGTCATCAAGCAGACATGTATACTATGCTGAAGACAGGTGTGAGCTTTTTGATCGTTTCCTGAGGATGTTTtgtctcatattttttttactaaaaatgaaaattggCTCAACCAGGAAATGTGTTTTGCAATATAATCAACTTGTTTTGGAAGTATTTTCTGTCGTATATATCATAACTGCTATTGTGATGGCAATGAAACAAAACTTAAATTATCTAACTTACAAGTTATGTTCAACttaaggagaaaaagaaatagaagatgCAATGAGAGGTGTGGTTATATATCCACTCTGCTTGCTATTTTCATGGATATGCAAAGCTTAAAACCAAGTCTTCTTCTTAACAAAATGGTGTACATTGAGAAATATCAAACACACGATTATACAAGTCTTCCTTTATTAAATTGGAACTTTCTGTCACCCCCATATTAGTCACATAAACACATTGGAACATTGACTATGATATTTCCACATTTGACTTCAAACTGTGCTTTAAGGCGATTATTACAGGTTCCCATAGTAGTTGGTAGTTTGGAAATTTATTTGTCAATTTAGTAAGAACCGCAGTTACTGTTCTTATTTGTTGTCATCATATGATAAAATTGTTGCTAGAAATTCCAGAGGTTTAGCAATGACAGCTCAAACAATCTTTGCCATGATATTAGTTCAGTCTTGTAGTTGCAGCTATTGTTTTGAACTTCTGGTGGATTTGTCAGCTTTTGTGTGACAAATTATTCCCTCATGTTGCTAAATTTACTGCATATAAAAAGGTTAGGTGTTATATCATTCAAAACCTCTCAAGGCTATCATACTTTCATGATCATGGGCTTTCatctaaaaaatacaaatatctatatattatatgacTACAGTATTGACTTGGATGTGCTAAGGtataattttcaagaaaaagcAGGACAGGATTTGTGAGGACACCATAACACAATATATGCATTctgggaagaaaaaaaaaaaacctcgtAAATTATTTGTTTGCATTGCAAATGCATTTTGTATTATGAAAACATGTTATTAGTAATTATTTTATGCTCTCAGATATACTTGTTTTATTATGTTCTAAATCCTTCATGTTCTTTTTTTCCCCCAATCTTGTACCAGAATTACCAAGATTGGAATTGGAAGCTGGAAACAATATGAGAAATGGAAAATTGTGGTTCAAAAATACAATGGGCAATGAAGACTTTTAGGTTACATAACTTGGATGGAATATATGGAAGAAAATTTCTTTGGAACTTTAACTAAAGTAAAATAAAGAGTTAGAAAACTTCATCGACAAGCTAAAATATTATTACTAGCAATATTATTAGGTGAAACTTAAGGTGAACTCATATTTTGTTGTTCCAAATGAGCTTCTAGGACTATGTATCTTGAGGATACAAGTTTCTGCCCTCAATCTTAGATtttcttgttaattttattagatatcttgtgAACATGGATCCCATGTGTTCTGGGTTAGCTATGAGTTCTATATTATCTGTTGCTTCTTCAACTCTATATTTActataaaaagatttcaaatcatCTCTACAttattatgcaaaaaaaaaatccctacaTCTGGTATAACATCATTGACGAATTATATTATTTCTTGTGCTTTGGAGAAATATTGATTAGGGAATTTTCTATTTCCACAAAGCTTTTGTATTCTTACATTTGTTATTGCCTTTTCAAATGCAATTCAGTTAGCAGATGCCATCATATATACTTCATaaattcttcttccttctctttgaTTTTATTGTGGCATGGTATAGATTATTTATATCcatctatttattttccttcTAGGGAGGATGCTGAAACATTGCAATTGCAGACCTCAGGTAGAAAGGTGCCTGATTTTGGGAGTTTGCCTGATCATATTAAAAGGTATAAATAATTGGTTAAGTTTGTTACTGCTGCTGATTTTCTGGTATgaatttttaatgttaaaatgtGTATTTTAGAGTA
This window harbors:
- the LOC127791061 gene encoding probable U3 small nucleolar RNA-associated protein 11; this translates as MVSLKNMFHSKAHQERAQPHARKKFGLLEKHKDYVVRAQAYHKKAEALQKLKEKAAFRNPDEFYFKMIKTKTVGGIHKLETNANKYSQEELMLMKTQDIGYVLQKLQSENKKIEKLSTMLQRLDNPSSSRHVYYAEDREDAETLQLQTSGRKVPDFGSLPDHIKRKTATSYRELEARRSRVNELEKLYMDMALQKELQKKGRKRKLREDEIVSPTSRPVYKWRAERKR